In Lotus japonicus ecotype B-129 chromosome 5, LjGifu_v1.2, one genomic interval encodes:
- the LOC130718320 gene encoding uncharacterized protein LOC130718320 isoform X1 — MSFNNQAFWMGKSPEYLDDGDMTHDSCSRMDSKRAHQGFMDDPSVDLFPNKKQAVDAPMNLSSGMLNSNTSSWGNSSGFHSFTDHFTEQLFHPDAASVNCENANICPLSTDNELSLERKDIVDPFRNDSSFGLSMSTTLDDPQSVFNHDGISKVKVNEVKESENVMSVPGNNPYDRGASNSVSNPHAYEGGDNSISMSLPYNKGDASILFTGDAYDRTNNNLLTMGQTYNEGDRNLPIHAIYKEICHTISMDQGFSMVDSNVMSIPQAYNKAQNNSMLSNHLFSEVENGTIAMGSTDHQRENDMPFVSHSYNKGESTIISFGGCDDDDPTSSLFLSNYGLLMGQAPSHKPEAVNANEFVISSSNLPSSTAQTSALETENVPQTRDEIKVSKKATSNNFPSNVRSLLSTGMLDGVSVKYKAWSREKELRGVIKGAGYLCSCQSCNFSKVINAYEFERHAGCKTKHPNNHIYFENGKTIYGVVQELRSTPQNMLFEVIQTITGSPINQKSFRVWKESFLAAARELQRICGKDEVTQLL; from the exons ATG TCTTTCAACAATCAAGCATTTTGGATGGGAAAGAGCCCTGAGTATTTGGACGATGGTGACATGACACATGATAGTTGTTCTAGAATGGATTCCAAGCGTGCTCATCAGGGGTTCATGGATGACCCTTCAGTGGACCTGTTTCCAAATAAGAAACAGGCAGTAGATGCTCCGATGAATTTATCATCAGGAATGCTCAATTCCAATACTTCTTCATGGGGAAACTCCTCTGGATTTCACTCTTTTACTGATCATTTTACTGAACAACTATTTCACCCAGATGCTGCATCTGTGAATTGTGAAAACGCGAACATTTGCCCTCTTAGCACCGATAATGAGTTGAGTCTGGAAAGAAAGGATATTGTGGATCCTTTCAGGAATGATTCCTCATTTGGTTTATCCATGTCAACTACATTAGATGATCCTCAATCAGTATTTAATCATGATGGAATTTCAAAAGTCAAAGTTAACGAGGTTAAGGAGTCTGAGAATGTCATGTCTGTTCCGGGTAATAATCCCTATGATAGGGGAGCTAGTAACAGTGTGTCAAATCCTCATGCATACGAGGGAGGCGATAATTCCATATCAATGAGTCTCCCCTACAACAAAGGGGATGCCAGTATATTGTTTACGGGTGATGCTTATGACAGGACAAATAACAATTTATTGACAATGGGTCAAACTTACAATGAGGGGGATCGCAACTTACCTATACATGCAATATACAAAGAGATCTGTCATACGATATCAATGGATCAAGGATTCAGTATGGTGGATAGTAATGTGATGTCTATTCCTCAAGCTTACAACAAGGCCCAAAACAATTCTATGTTAAGTAACCACTTATTTAGTGAGGTTGAGAATGGCACCATAGCGATGGGTAGCACTGATCACCAGAGAGAAAATGACATGCCATTTGTTTCTCATTCATATAATAAAGGAGAGAGCACTATCATATCCTTTGGTGgctgtgatgatgatgatccaaCTTCTAGTTTATTCCTTTCCAACTACGGACTTTTGATGGGTCAAGCACCTTCACATAAGCCAGAAGCTGTGAATGCTAATGAGTTTGTTATATCTAGCTCTAATTTACCTTCAAGTACGGCTCAAACATCTGCCCTTGAAACTGAAAATGTTCCCCAAACAAGAGACGAGATAAAAGTGTCTAAGAAAGCTACTTCTAACAACTTCCCTTCCAATGTCAGAAGTTTGCTGTCCACTGGTATGCTGGATGGTGTCTCTGTAAAGTATAAAGCATGGTCACGGGAG AAGGAACTTCGAGGTGTTATAAAAGGTGCTGGGTATTTGTGCAGCTGCCAATCTTGTAATTTTTCGAAG GTTATTAATGCGTATGAGTTCGAACGACATGCTGGTTGCAAGACAAAGCACCCCAATAATCATATTTACTTTGAGAATGGGAAAACTATATACGGGGTTGTGCAAGAGCTTAGGAGCACTCCACAGAATATGTTATTTGAAGTTATTCAGACTATAACCGGTTCTCCTATCAATCAGAAATCCTTCCGCGTTTGGAAAG AATCCTTTTTGGCTGCAGCACGTGAACTCCAACGCATATGCGGAAAAGATGAAGTAACACAATTGTTATAA
- the LOC130718320 gene encoding uncharacterized protein LOC130718320 isoform X2 yields the protein MSFNNQAFWMGKSPEYLDDGDMTHDSCSRMDSKRAHQGFMDDPSVDLFPNKKQAVDAPMNLSSGMLNSNTSSWGNSSGFHSFTDHFTEQLFHPDAASVNCENANICPLSTDNELSLERKDIVDPFRNDSSFGLSMSTTLDDPQSVFNHDGISKVKVNEVKESENVMSVPGNNPYDRGASNSVSNPHAYEGGDNSISMSLPYNKGDASILFTGDAYDRTNNNLLTMGQTYNEGDRNLPIHAIYKEICHTISMDQGFSMVDSNVMSIPQAYNKAQNNSMLSNHLFSEVENGTIAMGSTDHQRENDMPFVSHSYNKGESTIISFGGCDDDDPTSSLFLSNYGLLMGQAPSHKPEAVNANEFVISSSNLPSSTAQTSALETENVPQTRDEIKVSKKATSNNFPSNVRSLLSTGMLDGVSVKYKAWSREELRGVIKGAGYLCSCQSCNFSKVINAYEFERHAGCKTKHPNNHIYFENGKTIYGVVQELRSTPQNMLFEVIQTITGSPINQKSFRVWKESFLAAARELQRICGKDEVTQLL from the exons ATG TCTTTCAACAATCAAGCATTTTGGATGGGAAAGAGCCCTGAGTATTTGGACGATGGTGACATGACACATGATAGTTGTTCTAGAATGGATTCCAAGCGTGCTCATCAGGGGTTCATGGATGACCCTTCAGTGGACCTGTTTCCAAATAAGAAACAGGCAGTAGATGCTCCGATGAATTTATCATCAGGAATGCTCAATTCCAATACTTCTTCATGGGGAAACTCCTCTGGATTTCACTCTTTTACTGATCATTTTACTGAACAACTATTTCACCCAGATGCTGCATCTGTGAATTGTGAAAACGCGAACATTTGCCCTCTTAGCACCGATAATGAGTTGAGTCTGGAAAGAAAGGATATTGTGGATCCTTTCAGGAATGATTCCTCATTTGGTTTATCCATGTCAACTACATTAGATGATCCTCAATCAGTATTTAATCATGATGGAATTTCAAAAGTCAAAGTTAACGAGGTTAAGGAGTCTGAGAATGTCATGTCTGTTCCGGGTAATAATCCCTATGATAGGGGAGCTAGTAACAGTGTGTCAAATCCTCATGCATACGAGGGAGGCGATAATTCCATATCAATGAGTCTCCCCTACAACAAAGGGGATGCCAGTATATTGTTTACGGGTGATGCTTATGACAGGACAAATAACAATTTATTGACAATGGGTCAAACTTACAATGAGGGGGATCGCAACTTACCTATACATGCAATATACAAAGAGATCTGTCATACGATATCAATGGATCAAGGATTCAGTATGGTGGATAGTAATGTGATGTCTATTCCTCAAGCTTACAACAAGGCCCAAAACAATTCTATGTTAAGTAACCACTTATTTAGTGAGGTTGAGAATGGCACCATAGCGATGGGTAGCACTGATCACCAGAGAGAAAATGACATGCCATTTGTTTCTCATTCATATAATAAAGGAGAGAGCACTATCATATCCTTTGGTGgctgtgatgatgatgatccaaCTTCTAGTTTATTCCTTTCCAACTACGGACTTTTGATGGGTCAAGCACCTTCACATAAGCCAGAAGCTGTGAATGCTAATGAGTTTGTTATATCTAGCTCTAATTTACCTTCAAGTACGGCTCAAACATCTGCCCTTGAAACTGAAAATGTTCCCCAAACAAGAGACGAGATAAAAGTGTCTAAGAAAGCTACTTCTAACAACTTCCCTTCCAATGTCAGAAGTTTGCTGTCCACTGGTATGCTGGATGGTGTCTCTGTAAAGTATAAAGCATGGTCACGGGAG GAACTTCGAGGTGTTATAAAAGGTGCTGGGTATTTGTGCAGCTGCCAATCTTGTAATTTTTCGAAG GTTATTAATGCGTATGAGTTCGAACGACATGCTGGTTGCAAGACAAAGCACCCCAATAATCATATTTACTTTGAGAATGGGAAAACTATATACGGGGTTGTGCAAGAGCTTAGGAGCACTCCACAGAATATGTTATTTGAAGTTATTCAGACTATAACCGGTTCTCCTATCAATCAGAAATCCTTCCGCGTTTGGAAAG AATCCTTTTTGGCTGCAGCACGTGAACTCCAACGCATATGCGGAAAAGATGAAGTAACACAATTGTTATAA